The sequence CCATATCATAAGCGATTTTTCGGCTCAGAATACTTTGGAGAAACTGCATAATCACAAACTGAGAACAGAGCAAAAATACAACAATAATACTTCTTCCTGCATAGTAAAAACCTGCCATATTCACAAATTTTGTTAATGTAAATGCGGGTAACACCATCGCAATTATCATCAGGATGACAAGGACTGTAGAGAGCAGAATAAGGACACACGCAATAATAGCCATAAAAACCAGCCTTTTGTGATTTTCAATCTTACTTTGAAGTCGGATATGAGTATTATAAAGCATCCTGCCTTTAAATAAAAAAATTTCGCTATAAAATAAAATTATTCCCATACATTGTATTAAAATTAAAAAAAGTGTCTCATTTGAGAAATTACTGAAATACCCAATTATCATGGTAAATGTAATTGATATTCCATAGATGCATAATACTCCATATGTAATGGGAATCATGCTTAAGAGAAAAAATCTCATGAACAGATTATATCCAATCCGTTTATTGGAGAAAATATGCAGATTCTTTGCCCAGGTTACCATTGACTGGCTTTTTTTCTTTATTGGCGCAGTTCCGGTAGCTTTTTGATATATCATTCTGAATGGAAAAAGAAAAAGAGGTAACATTGGATAAAATAAATAAAAATAAAGGCTTGATGCGACCCAGAAGAAGAGATAATCAAATTTTAAAAACGCAATTAACAAAATATTAAGGAAACATATTCCTATCAACACTCCAAACGATACAGGGCTTATTTTTTCTTGTGAGATATCTTCTCGAATACCAGATAAGCGGTTTATCTCATCTGATAAGGATGATAATATTCCTTCATGAGATTGAGGCACATCATTAGAAGAGTCAAAAATGGTATTCACCATATAGTATATTATTTCCATTTTTCATAAGGAGATCGAATGAACCGGTGAATTTTCATCTGATGAACACAGATATACTAAATGTTCAAATAACTTTACCTGTGTATTACGAGAGGTTGCATTTTGTATGCCGGATATTTACGAATTTTTGCCTGCTCTACACCAGGGAGTATGGGAAGTAGTCATTCCAAAAGATCTCCTGACAGTCCCTCTTGGCCCAGAATGGAAGTTTTCACCCATTAATGTACCGAGCCATGAAACCATTGCCAGTTACCGGAACGGGCAATACCATATGCATGTGACAAATGATGAATATCGTATTCATTTGGACAGGTATGATCCAGAAAAAAACCCTTTCCTTCATCTGATTGACGATGCTCCGCTGGTTCTCATGATCTATGAAACTCTGGAAACGCTATACATAACCGCTCGAGATGCTAAAAAAAATCCTGGTCCGGATTTTATTCAGGATCAACGATTAACATGGAAGTTCAGGATCATTCTTGGAATTGGTCTACTGACAACAGCAGGTATACTTGGATTGATTGCATTAGAGCAAAATACTGTGCTGTTTTCAACTCTCCTTCCTGCCATAGTATTTATAGGAGGCATTCTCGTCCTCATGAACGGTCTGATAATGCAGAGGAGAAATGAATATTCAAGGAATGATATTATGAATGGACTCCTGATTATTGTCGGTGCTGTCCTGATGTCATTATTATGGGTATTCTATCTCGCGATCATTCTCCTCATTTTGGCAATATGGTTTTTCGGAAGTGCTGTTGTAACTATAAAAAGAGTGTTAAGAGATAAAACAAAAATCCCGCAAGGTTTCTGGCTATCAATGGGAATGGGACTCGGGTCACTGGCTTTTGGGGGGCTGACGATTATTGCACCGGATATATTACTTGAAATTCTGGTTGGAATACTTGCCGCAATTGTCGGGATTATTGGTTTCGGGTTTTTTATGGACGGATATGGTCTTCGAAATGCCGAGCATCTGATGAGAGAACACCATCAGATTCAGAGGTAATTTTTATAAACTAATATTATTCCATAATAGTTCGATATACTCCCTGAGGAACGGTAATCTCAAATCGTACTCCTTTTCCTGGTATTCCATTTTCCTTTATTGAAAGGCCAGTGATTGAAAGTATCTCCCGGATCAAAAACAACCCAAAGCCGGTATTTTTTCCATATCCTCTCTCAAATATCATTTCTTTTTCAGATGAAGGTATTCCTACCCCATTATCCTCAAACACAAGTAACAGGTTTTGTCCGTCATTCACAATTTTAAGAGCAATATGTGTTACGATCTCCCCATGCATAACACTATTTTGGATAAGATTTTCAAACACAATTCCAAGCATTTGATCTGCAAAAATCTCAATACCTGAAACGTCATGAGAAAACTGCACGCCATTTAGTGAGATGGATCCAATAATTGCAGAAAGGTTTTGCCATTCAGGATTTTCTGCACCTATTTTTTGATATGCGCTGGTGAAATCAATTTTTCTGGTAATGTCACCTGCAATAGAAGTGATTTTTTGAACTAACTCCTTGTCACCAGCATCTTTCATATTCTCAGATAAAAGGTAGAGAAATCCTTTCAAAGCGGTCAGGCTGTTTTTCACATCATGACGTGTAATACTTGTCAGAAGTGATAATTTCTTATTAACCATTGATAAAGCCTGACTTGTCCGTTTTTGTTCACCTATGTCTTGAAAAGAAATAATAGAGCCATACCCCTTGATATTTAAATTTGATGAAGTAGCGACGATCCAGGCTAGGTGTCCATAAGGATTTTGGACACCAAGTTCAATACCGGACAACCCCCTTCCTACTTTGAGGTTAGTAATGATAGAGGAGTCATCATTGATGATGGGAGTTCCATCCTGTGAAAAAATTGACCATTCAGGCCTTGTAATACCACGAGTAATCAACTCATCCCGTGTAACCTGAAGGATTTTTGCTGCATCCTGATTCGCTTCAATTATTTTTCCGGATTCATCTGTTACAACAATCCCGGATGGAACATTGTTAAAAAGTATTTCATATTTCTTCATCGCCTCCCGAATAATTTCCTCATTCATTTTTCGTTCGGTGATATCTGTAACAATTCCCTGTAATCCGGTAAGTCGGTTTCCATCATCATAAATAGGGGTATTTCTCTGATTAACCCACTTGATCTCACCAGATTTTGTGATAATCTGAAATTCATACTCATCAGGAATATTTCCTTGAATCAGATCATCAAATGCTTTCTCAAAAAAATCCTGAAATGATGGTGCAATACAATGTTTGAGAAGCTCAGGAGATTGATAAAACTCATCCTGGCTATATCCGGTCAGGTTTTTCACTGAAGGACTAATATATTCATATATTATTTCCGGAATTTTTAACAAAAAGATGAGATCCTTGGATTTATCAGCAAGTATCCGGTACTTTTCTTCACTTACAAGTAAGGCATCCTCTATTCGTTTCCGGTCAGTAATATCAATATGTGAACCCACCATTCGGACAGCATTTCCATCAGAATCCCAGGAGACTACTCTCCCCCTCCCATGAATCCACCGATAAAATCCTTGCTTTGTTTTTATTCTGAATTCAACATTAAATTCTGCCCCCGGATGAGTTATAGAATATGATACCTCTGATTCAGCCCGGCTTATATCATCAGGATGAACCAGTGTTCGCCAGTTATCATAACTCCCTTCAAACTCACCTGGTTCATATCCAATCATTTTGTAATACCAATCACTAAAAAATGCTTTTTTTGATTTCAAATCCAGATCCCATATTCCATCGCTGGTCGCCTCCATAACCAGTCGGTATCGTTCTTCACTCTCATGAAGAATTTTGCTCTGGATATTCATCTCATATAAATTCTGACGAAGTTCTTCTTCTATCGAAGCAAGTTCTTCGTTTAAAGATGATAATTCTTCATTCTTTTTTTCAAGTTCAGATGTTGCCTGAAAATGGGTGATGGCTTTTTCAGCCATATGAATGAGTTCAGCAAATTGTGATGTGGGATCCCCTCCTTTCTGAAGGTAAAACGAAGCTCCGGAATTAAGGGCCTCAATGACAACCTCTTCTCTTCCTCTTCCTGTGAAGATGATAAACGGGATGCGTGGATAGCGACTTCTGACTTCTTTTAATAATTGCAATCCATCCATTTCAGGCATTTCATAATCTGATATAATTACGTCAAACGACTCTTTTTGCAATAATTCAAGAGCATTTTTTCCAGAAATAACCGTTTGTACATGTAAAAAGCCTGACCGCTCTAGAAAAACCTTACCTATTTCCAGAAGTGGTGTATCATCATCAATATACAGAACTGAGAACATGGATTGTCCTGGTTATATGGATTATTGACTGATGAGGATTTATAACCAGACGTTGGGGATTTTTCTGCAGGATGTTTATACATATACCAGATATAGCACCAGCACCAACCCATTAGTCGTATGGCTGGTCAGTCAGTTCTTGTTCATGCTATTCCAGGGGAAACCCTTGAACATGAGATTTTAAAATTTTGTTCTCAAATAACACATTATCCCTTTAATTCCTGGATGATTCTTCCGACCAGACGTCTTGTCAAAATGGTACAGGGAAAACTTATTGAAATGAAACAGTCTTTCCTCCCGGATCATATCTGTACATTAGACGAACTATGTGAACATCTCATAGACCAACACGGGCAGGAAATTGTCCGAATCAACTCCACAGCATCCCGACTGTTACTGATAGATATCATGCATGAACATGAAGATGACCTTACCCTTTTTTTCACTAATAAAAATCCATCACCGAGGGCGATTCAGGATCTTCAGACATTGTTGCAGGTCATTATCAGAAGGGAGATTAACTATCCGGCCTGTCTTGGCTCACTTGCTTCAGAAAAAAGTTATCAGATTGATATTCTCATATCAGCCTACAAAAACAGACTTGTTGAAAAAAACCTCGTCGATCCTGATACACTTCTTATTTGGGTGATTGACTTTTTATCAAAAATAAACCAGGAACATGCGACATCAATTCTCGGACATGTTCACCTATATGGACTTTTTGAGCCGCTGCCTCTTGAAAAACGACTGATTACATCCATCAAAAAAGTGTGTTCATCTCTGACATATACCATCCCATTCGGGAGAGATCCAGAAGTTTTTTCAGATTCAGGATCCTGGTTATCGCCTGATTATGAAGAGGATCTCGATATACATATCGAAAAATCCCAGATAACGACGATTTTTTCATATGAACCTTCCCAAACCGGAGATCAGCTTTCCTTCTCTCATATAACCGGAATGGGATTTTCTGATCCTGTTATGGAAATGAATAGTGTTGCACGTGAAATTTCCCGATTGTTATCATTAGGAGCTTCATATGATGATATTGTTGTTGTATCTCCTGATGTTCGAACCTCTCTTGGATATGCAACCGAAACATTTGCAGACTTTCATATTCCGATAACCTCTTCACAAGGCCCTCATATAAGCACAACCCCACTCATTGCATATTATCTTACAATTTTTGATGTTATAGAGAAGGGGTTCCGATATGAAGAACTTATCAGGGTAATCCAAAGTCCCTATTGCAGATTCAGATGGACTGAGTATGGGGAAACAGGCTATTCAGACATTTCTCCAGATAAAGCAATTACTGATCAAACAGGAAATTATCGTATATTATTATATGACCACGTGGATCTTATATGTCGGAGTTATGGACTTGACGGAGGTCATATAGACTGGGATTTCAGACTTTCCGAAATTGTGCGGATGTGCAAAGAAACCAAGGAGGATCCTTCGAAGGAACAAAAACAGAATACTGAAGAAAAAAGCAAGTCTGAATCTTCTCATTCATATTCGCCTCGTCCTCCACTTCCTGTTGAGCAAATTGAAATTACAGTCAGCGGGATCCTACGGTTTATTGCCTTACTCCGAACTCTTCAGGAAAAACAAACAATACCTGAACATATTGATCAGTTTAACAACATTCTTCGCGAATTTGGATCACCTGTTCCTGGAACAGATAGAGATGCTCCAGAAAATGCATGGCTTTCGGATGAAGAATTCTCTCTTTTGAAGTCTTTTGAAAGTGTGTATCAAGAATTGAAGAATATCTCACGAGCAGGTATCGTATCATCCATCTCATCAAAAGGCCCCATTTCATTTATAAAATTTATACGTTCTTTCAGACACCTGATTCAGGATAAAACCCTGAATACAGAACCAGGTATTCCGGGAATAATGTTAACTGGTATTCGGGAGATTGTTCATCAGCATTATCCATATGTGTTCCTTATTTCTCTCAATGAAGGGTTTATCCCCCGCCTTACAACACGACTACCATTTACCAATGCTAGTGAAAATGCACGGATGGATACTCGTACTCTTTCCGATATCTTACGACAGGAAAAATATCAATTCATTGCTGCACTTCTTTCAGGCACGTCCCATGTCTACCTCAGTTGGTATGAACATAAAGATGAACGAACAACGCTCCCATCAGTATTCATTGATCACCTGAGAACCTCCACTCTCCTTCCTGAATGGGAATACAGAGCGACGAATGAAACCGAAAATCCTCCTCATCCATATGAGTATGGTGCGATTGAGGCATCCATAGTCGCGGGTAAATGTATCCACAATAAAAGATGGAGAGAGGCACAGTCCCTCATCCCTCATGATGTTTCATTATTCTCTCTTTTTGACCGGATTACTATAGAACGGTCATATCGATTTCGTCTGAACCGATCAGAATATGATGGGATTATTGGATACGACCACGTGATACGAAAAATGCTTTCCAAAAAATTTGGTACCGACTATCACTGGTCAGCGTCAATGTTTGAGACGTATGCAAAATGTCCATTCAGATTTTATCTCGAACGAGTAGTTCACATAAGACCTCTCCCAGACATAGGAAGCGATCTGCCCCCGGAAACAAAAGGTAATCTGATTCATACAATTTTGAGCAGATTTGAACGTACTATGTATGAACGAAACCTTCTACCATTACACGAAGACATAATTGATCAAGCACTTTCAACAATAAAGGAAATTGCAATAGAAGAATGTGACAAAGTCCCTTATGCAACCCCGCTCTGGCATGCGAAAAAAAGACAACTCATGGGTGATGACAAGGTTGGTGATGGGATGCTTGATCGGTTTGTTTTTGCAGAGATTGAACGGTTACAACAAGATGATGATGGAAGAGTACCCCATCCTTACAAACCTTCCCTTTTTGAATTCTCATTTGGAGCAGTGAAAGGACCTGATGATGATCCACATTCTCTCCATAAACCAGTTGACCTCATAGACATACAAAAAGACTGGAATCAGTCTGACGGAGATCAAATAGGCAAAAAATCATCTGATATCGTACGGTTTATTGGAAAAATAGACCGGATTGATTGTACTCCTGATGGACTATTTGGTATCATTGATTATAAAACCGGAAAAAAAATTCCAGGCCCGTCAGATCTCACCCGGATGACCGCTTTACAACTACCCCTTTATCTCCTGGCATATCACAAAATCTCACACCTCACTCCGGCTTTTGGATCGTATGTGCAATTACAACGAAAAATTATGCATAGTCTCATCCTCTACGATCCAGCTCATAAAAGAACTCTCCCAAAAGGAAAATTACCAAAGTCAGAGCCCAAATGGCGTGACATCCTCGAGTGTGCTCTTGACTCTTCCATATCACATGTTCATACTATTCGTGACGGACAATTTCCCATTCAGGCAACATCAGAATGCAATACTGACTGGTACTGTCCCTACAAGACCATTTGTAGATTTCAGCCGGACAGGGGATCACAACTTGGAGAATGGTCCCACTATCCATCCGAAGAGTACAGTGACATGAAGAAAGGTGATGCATAATGGCTGCTACTCCCCGTCAACATCAGGCAATAACCAGGCATGATATGAGTATGGTGGTAACAGCAGGAGCAGGAACCGGAAAAACATTTGTTCTTGTTGAAAAATATTTAAACCTCATTCAGGACGAAGGTTTTCGAATTCGGGATGTTCTGGCCCTTACATTTACCGACAAGGCTGCTGCAGAGATGAAAGAACGAGTCAGGAAGACTATTGCTGACCGCTTGAGAGATGATCCTGAAAACCAGATCTGGAAGGATGCTCATGAGGAACTGGTCATTGCACCAGTTATGACTTTCCATTCATTTTGCGCACAGATCCTTCGTGAGTTTGCAATTGAGGCGGGATTGGATCCAGGATTTGTTATCCTTGATGAAGGACAAAATCTCGCAGTCCAAAGAGAAGCATTTGATACACTTGTCCGAAAACCACCTGGAGAGATATATGAACCACTTGTCCGTCTGCTTGCGCAGGTTGAAAAATACCAGTTATACCAGATATTAACATCTATATCTACCGAAAGTGAGAGATTTTCACAATTTTGTGCTGATATCACGTCAGATCCCGATGGTATCATCAATACCTGGGAAATATTTCTCGAACAGGTCAGAACCCCAGTAATAAAGGAATTTTTTCAGAACGGTGAAGTACGAGATGCCATTGCTGACTTTATTCGATTTGAAAAGATCTATCAAAATACCGGAGATAGGGCGGCAATATATCTGACCCAGGTCTGTTCATCACTCAAGAGGATAAGGGCAGATGTATCACTAGAAGAACTGTCTAAAGCAGTACGCGAATTTTTGTCAGTGCGACCAAAAGGAACTCTCGGTTCACAAAAGATATGGAATAATGATGATCTCAAACTGTTTCGAAGAGAAAAAACATTTCTTATCGAAAAACTAGAAAAAACTCTGCCTTACTTTGAATTATACATAAAACCTGACTCAGCTTTTACTACAGCAACTATGAGCTTTTTTTTCGACCTTGCATTGGTTGGAGTTACATATACGAGCGCCCTACAAGCGTTAAAAAAGCAGGCAAACGGACTGGATTTTAATGATCTCATTACCTGTACACGGGAATTTTTACATCAACACCAGGATATCGTTGCCCGACATATAAGGCCACGGTTTCGTTATATCCTTGTGGATGAATTTCAGGACACTGACCCATCACAATTTGAAATTATAACATCCATAATCGGTGATCTCACACCAGAAACAAAAGGTCTCTTTATTGTAGGTGATCCAAAACAGTCCATATATCTATTTAGAAATGCAGATGTAACACGGTTTAAAGAAGCCCAAAACAGGATTCTTACAGATTGTAACGGAGATTTGATAAATCTCGACACGAGTTTCAGAAGCTGCCGTGAAGTTATCGGGTGTGTAAATTATCTCTTCTCCCGAATCTTTTCATCAACAGAAAAGCCCTGGGAATTTGGATATGAACCAATACAGGTCTGTGAAGAACGGAAAAGATCTTCAGGTTCTATTACAGTGTTAATGCCGGAAAAAGCTCCGAAAGGAAGTGAACAATCCGAGTCCAAAGAGATAGAGGCAGGGATGGTTGCAGACCTGGTCCATAGAATCGCATCATCAGGATCTTTTTTGATTACTGATCGGGACAATATAATTCGTCCTGCCGGATATGGAGACATTGCTATACTTATCGAGAGACGTACTCATCTATCCCGATATACCACTGCTTTATCCAGAAAAGAAGCTCCCTACTATGTGCATGGTGGAATAGGTTTTTATTCGAGACAGGAGATATACGACATTTACTCAATTTTATCATTCCTGCTCAGACCTTTTGATACGGCTGCTCTGTATGGTGTCCTGCGATCACCATATTTTGGTCTTTCAGACATCGCTTTATTTCATATTCTTCACATACATGAATCCAAGAAAGGATGGACACTTTTTGATACACTGAAAATAATTGCTCAGGAACTGACCACCTTATCCGGAGATTATGAAGAACAATATTCCTGTTTCTCTTCTTCAGTCCGTGAAAAAATAATTCGTGCTTTTTCATTATTGAACTCCTGGAAAAAACATGCAGGGAGGGAACCAGTCGTTTCATTCATCTCCCGGATAATCCGTGAGTCAGGAATTTTTACCATATATAGTGCGATGGAACAGGGAGAACAACAGGTTGCTAATCTGTTAAAACTACAGAGAATTATCAAAGGGAAAACAGAATCCGGGGCATATAATCTCTTTGATCTGATATCAGATATGACAGTATCAATTGCTGACGAGGAACGGGAAGGAGAAGCAGCTCTTGATACGCTTTCAAAAACATCTGTAAACATTATGACTGTCCATGCAGCAAAAGGCCTTGAATTTCCAATTGTTATCCTTCCGGATATGGGATCATCCAGGGAAGGAAAGTTAGGACCTATTCTATCCGGTGATCATACAGCAATTTTCGGCGTAAAAATTCCTGATCCGGATCATGACTATGAAATACGTGAAACCCCGGTATACTCGGCATTATCACTGATACAAAAAGAGAAAGAATCTGCAGAACGAAAACGTCTTTTTTATGTTGGAACTACACGGGCACGTGACCATCTCATCCTCTGTGGAAAACAGCCTGAAAAATATTATGATACAATTGATAAAAGCAATAACCGGATAGACTGGATATGCACTATCTTTGGTATTACCAAGGAGATAGCAGAACAAGGAGGGGTATTGTCATTTGATCCAAAAGATGGAGGAGATGAAATTGAGGTAACAGTACTTTCAGATCCTGACCAGTTAACCCGAATCTGGGCAGATGAAAAATTACCACCTCTTTTTATACCAGATGAGTTCATTACGCAATCGGGTACAAGAATCGTAAAATCTCAAAATTCCCGGGAGAGAGTAATTCATCGACCTGTCCCGGTGACAGACGTCGTGGAATCCCGATATCCTGAACCAGAAAATAAGGATTTCGTTCAGCAGATAAACATCCCAGATGCCCCGACTCTTCAGAAGAATGAAGCAGGTATCCTTCTTCACCAGATCTTTTCCGGAAAAAGCCCACAAACGGTCCTTGCAGAATATGGGATTACCAGTCTTGCTGCAGAAATATATTGTACCTCTTTATACGAACAATTTTGTTCACTTCCTTTGATACAGGATTCTTCAGTTTCATATCAGGAACTTTCATTTGTTACCTATATCGGACCGTATCCGGTTACCGGGAGAATTGATCGACTCATTCAGATCTCTGATGGAACATGGGCCGTGATAGATTATAAATCGGGTAATTACTCTGGAGCAGAATGGCAACTGAATTTTTATCGAAAAGCTGCTGAAAGAATCACCGGTCAAACGGTCCGGATGTTTGTTTACTCAATTCAGACTGGAAAAATGACAGAAGCACCATACCTTTCAGATGAAGAAATGATTCAATATTTAAAGGAATGGACAGATTCTCATATCCAAAAAATGGTCTGATACGAGGATACTATCTGTCATAGCCGACCATATGTTGTTGTAAGTGTCCGGATATAATAAGCAAGATCCTCGGTAATCATCCTTTCCTGCATCATCCATCTCCAATTCCCTTTTTCAGATCCAGGCCTGTTCATCCTGGCTGATATGTCAAGACCCAGTACATCCTGCATCGAGATGATGGCGGTATTTGCACTGCTCATCATCGCAAGCCGGACAAATACATCAGATACTTTCTCAGAAGAAACTTCATATCCGATATATGAAACGAATCTTTGTTTCTCTTCAGGTGTTGCTTCATGTAAAAACCATCCAAGAACCGGAGTATTATCATGAGTACCCGTATAAACAACAGTATTGGGAGGAATGTTATGAAGAATATATGGATTATCTCCGGTTTCAGAGCTGAACGCAAAAATCAAAACTTTCATTCCAGGAATATCAAACTCTCTCATTACTTCCCTGACGTCGGGGGTAATAATGCCTAAATCTTCTGCAATTACAGGAAAACAGGGAAATTTTTTCGTCCATGTCCGGAGAAGATCCCAGACTGGTGCAGAGATCCATCGTCCATCAATTGCGGTATCAGAACCAGCTTTTATCTCCCAATATCCTACAAGCCCCCGGAAATGATCTATCCTGACATAATCAACGAACTTTAATTCATGTTCCATTCGTTTAACCCACCAGGAAAACCCGGATTTTTTCATCTCGTCCCAATCATATATTGGATTATTCCAGACCTGACCAGTTGCACTAAAATAATCAGGAGGGACACCAGCTACGTATAATGGCTTTTTGTCCTCATTTAATTGAAAGAGATGCTGATGTGTCCAGGCATCACTGCTATCATAGTCGACATATATCGGAATATCACCAATGAGCCATATACCTAGTTCATGAGATCGTTTTCGGAGAGCAGCCCATTGATGGAAAAAGATAAATTGAAGAAACTGCTCTCGTTCTATAACAGAATGATATAATTTTTTAAATTCATGAAGCTCGTTCTCATTATGGTTTCTTAATCCAGACGGCCAGTCAGACCAGAGAATATCAGGATAGTGTTTTTTTATGGCAATAAAGAGAGCATAATCATCAAGCCACCATGCCTGTTCTTCACAAAAAGTCAA comes from Methanospirillum hungatei and encodes:
- the malQ gene encoding 4-alpha-glucanotransferase encodes the protein MKTRGCGTLLHITSIPTKFGIGDLGPAAYRFVEFLQKAGQRYWQVLPLHPTEHMYDNSPYHALSAFAGNPLLISPEMLVKDGYLDESDLEPLPDFSSDLVDFPAVIAYKNRLFDMAYNRFVFFGTDPAFLTFCEEQAWWLDDYALFIAIKKHYPDILWSDWPSGLRNHNENELHEFKKLYHSVIEREQFLQFIFFHQWAALRKRSHELGIWLIGDIPIYVDYDSSDAWTHQHLFQLNEDKKPLYVAGVPPDYFSATGQVWNNPIYDWDEMKKSGFSWWVKRMEHELKFVDYVRIDHFRGLVGYWEIKAGSDTAIDGRWISAPVWDLLRTWTKKFPCFPVIAEDLGIITPDVREVMREFDIPGMKVLIFAFSSETGDNPYILHNIPPNTVVYTGTHDNTPVLGWFLHEATPEEKQRFVSYIGYEVSSEKVSDVFVRLAMMSSANTAIISMQDVLGLDISARMNRPGSEKGNWRWMMQERMITEDLAYYIRTLTTTYGRL